One Blastocatellia bacterium DNA window includes the following coding sequences:
- a CDS encoding MoxR family ATPase has protein sequence MDLSTAITKTKQLQKTIETVIRGKSEVIRLAIIALLAGGHLLIEDVPGVGKTTLAQTMARSFNCTFNRVQFTSDLLPSDIVGLSVYNQRADNFEFRPGPIFANVILADEINRTTPKTQSSLLEAMAEGHVTIENKTYPLPRPFIVLATQNPVEHHGTYPLPESQLDRFMMRISMGYPEMSEEKQILRNQMTRHPIESIEPIMQASDVVELQKLVREVRVDDLILDYLVKLVDATRNNELLELGVSPRASLALLHAAQSCAILEKRDYCIPDDVKNLLVPVFSHRVIVNARYGSAKKHSEEAESVLQEILKTVEVPI, from the coding sequence ATGGATCTTTCGACAGCTATCACTAAAACCAAACAATTACAAAAAACTATAGAAACAGTTATTCGCGGTAAATCGGAAGTTATTCGTCTAGCTATAATTGCTTTACTAGCAGGAGGGCATCTTTTAATAGAAGATGTTCCTGGTGTAGGTAAAACTACTTTAGCTCAAACAATGGCCCGTTCTTTTAATTGTACTTTTAACAGAGTACAGTTTACTAGTGATTTACTCCCATCAGATATTGTTGGCTTATCGGTTTATAATCAACGTGCAGATAACTTTGAATTTCGGCCAGGGCCAATTTTCGCCAATGTAATTTTAGCTGATGAAATCAATCGAACTACTCCTAAAACTCAAAGTAGTCTTTTAGAAGCAATGGCAGAAGGACATGTTACGATTGAAAATAAAACTTATCCCCTACCACGCCCCTTTATTGTTTTAGCTACTCAAAACCCTGTAGAACATCATGGCACCTACCCGCTGCCAGAATCACAATTAGACCGTTTTATGATGCGTATCAGTATGGGTTATCCAGAAATGTCAGAAGAAAAGCAAATCTTACGTAATCAAATGACCAGGCATCCAATAGAAAGTATTGAACCTATAATGCAGGCTTCTGATGTTGTAGAGTTACAAAAATTAGTTAGAGAAGTAAGAGTAGATGATTTAATTTTAGATTATCTTGTAAAATTAGTTGATGCTACTAGAAATAATGAGCTTTTAGAGCTAGGAGTAAGTCCTAGAGCTAGTTTAGCTTTACTTCATGCAGCACAATCTTGTGCTATTTTAGAAAAGCGAGATTATTGTATTCCTGATGATGTAAAAAATTTGCTAGTACCAGTTTTTTCTCATCGTGTTATTGTTAATGCTCGGTATGGATCAGCAAAAAAACATTCTGAAGAAGCAGAGTCAGTTCTCCAGGAAATATTAAAGACTGTTGAAGTACCAATTTAA